The following proteins are encoded in a genomic region of Paenibacillus sp. FSL H3-0469:
- a CDS encoding LacI family DNA-binding transcriptional regulator, producing the protein MITIKDIARVAGVSHTTVSRALNGNPLIKKATRDKIERIAAEMNYVPNYSAKSLVTKRSFIIGLFFSSIEQGTSSSFLVDAIKGITHSLDENYNLTVNGIDGVQHFSNIQPQRFDGILVMSQSDEDNAFIYHVKKMGIPLVVLNRQLEDPGIMNVVANDREGVKEAIDYAVQQGHRKLAIIEGKPGFKSSSERKQGFLDSLIAGRLPLNPDYFASGDYSIESGYAAMSKLLSLEDRPTAVFCSNDDMAIGAMNACYAHKVRVPEQISLIGFDDMMFARYTNPALTTVRKPIAEISELGIAMLIQLLQQPETPPQQLFVKTSLVVRDTVAAE; encoded by the coding sequence ATGATTACCATCAAAGATATTGCCCGTGTTGCCGGTGTGTCCCATACTACCGTATCGAGGGCGCTGAACGGCAACCCGCTGATCAAGAAGGCCACCCGGGATAAGATTGAACGGATCGCCGCCGAAATGAATTATGTGCCGAATTACAGCGCCAAGAGCCTGGTCACCAAGAGATCATTCATCATCGGCCTGTTCTTCTCCAGTATTGAGCAGGGGACTTCCTCAAGCTTCCTGGTGGATGCGATCAAAGGCATTACGCATAGCCTCGATGAGAACTATAATCTGACGGTGAACGGGATCGACGGTGTCCAGCATTTCAGCAATATTCAGCCGCAGCGCTTCGACGGCATTCTGGTCATGAGCCAGAGCGATGAAGACAATGCCTTCATTTATCATGTGAAGAAGATGGGCATTCCGCTAGTGGTGCTTAACCGCCAGCTGGAGGACCCGGGCATCATGAACGTGGTGGCCAATGACCGTGAAGGCGTGAAGGAAGCAATTGACTATGCTGTGCAGCAGGGTCACCGCAAGCTGGCTATTATTGAAGGAAAGCCCGGCTTCAAGTCCTCAAGCGAACGCAAGCAGGGCTTCCTGGACAGTCTGATTGCAGGCCGGCTTCCGCTGAATCCCGATTATTTTGCCTCAGGAGATTATAGCATTGAGAGCGGATATGCCGCGATGAGCAAGCTGCTTAGCCTGGAGGACCGGCCTACGGCTGTGTTCTGCTCCAATGATGATATGGCGATTGGCGCCATGAATGCCTGTTATGCCCACAAGGTCAGGGTGCCGGAGCAGATCTCACTGATCGGCTTCGATGATATGATGTTCGCCCGCTATACGAATCCCGCCCTAACCACCGTCCGCAAGCCGATTGCCGAGATCAGTGAGCTGGGCATCGCTATGCTGATCCAGCTGCTTCAGCAGCCGGAGACCCCGCCGCAGCAGCTGTTCGTCAAGACTTCGCTGGTTGTACGGGATACGGTGGCCGCAGAATAA
- a CDS encoding tagaturonate reductase, giving the protein MTNRLSRSTHPELTLHPERMIQFGEGNFMRAFVDWQLQQMNNQGLFNGSAVLIQPIAQGPGGVAELMAAQDNLYTVLLNGIMDNETVNSREIIGSVSRVINPYTDYEAYLALAENDDLEFITSNTTEAGIAYLPGDRADDAPPKSFPGKLTALLHRRFELGKKGFVIIPCELIDRNGEKLQEIVERYAADWNLGAEFLQWLKSENTFCCSLVDRIVPGYPRDQAAVLEAELGYLDNVMVTAEPFLFWVIEGPESLAERLPLAKAGLNVVVTPDMTPYRERKVHLLNGPHTAMVPLGLLAGLETVEDVMNDGTFSRFVKQLIEEELIPMLDLPAEQLLSYADAVQERFRNPFIRHELTSISLNSISKFKARLLPVLLRYQQERGKLPERMTLAFAALLLSYRGDRIPRQDGAEVLAVFDQAWSQPASFVNTILADTSLWGQDLTRLPGLADAVAAHLQQLEHEDSRAALQELVG; this is encoded by the coding sequence ATGACAAACCGTTTATCCAGAAGCACTCACCCGGAGCTAACCCTCCATCCTGAACGGATGATCCAGTTCGGCGAAGGCAACTTCATGCGTGCGTTCGTGGACTGGCAGCTGCAGCAAATGAACAATCAGGGTCTGTTCAACGGCAGCGCCGTCCTCATTCAGCCTATTGCGCAGGGCCCCGGAGGAGTAGCTGAATTGATGGCCGCTCAAGACAACCTGTACACTGTGCTGCTTAACGGCATTATGGACAACGAGACCGTCAATTCCCGCGAAATTATCGGCTCGGTCAGCCGGGTGATTAATCCATATACCGATTATGAAGCTTATCTCGCGCTCGCCGAGAATGATGATCTGGAGTTCATTACCTCCAATACTACCGAAGCCGGCATAGCCTATCTTCCAGGTGACCGCGCAGACGATGCTCCCCCTAAGAGCTTCCCTGGCAAGCTGACTGCGCTGCTCCACCGCCGCTTTGAGCTTGGCAAGAAAGGGTTCGTCATTATCCCCTGCGAGCTGATTGACCGTAACGGCGAGAAATTGCAGGAGATCGTAGAACGTTATGCGGCTGACTGGAACCTTGGCGCAGAATTCCTGCAATGGCTGAAGTCCGAGAATACTTTCTGCTGCAGTCTGGTAGACCGGATTGTTCCCGGTTATCCGCGTGACCAGGCTGCTGTCCTCGAAGCTGAGCTCGGCTATCTCGATAACGTGATGGTAACCGCAGAACCGTTCCTCTTCTGGGTCATTGAAGGGCCGGAATCTCTGGCAGAGCGCCTGCCGCTAGCTAAGGCCGGACTGAATGTCGTGGTGACACCGGATATGACGCCTTACCGCGAACGCAAGGTTCATCTGCTGAACGGACCGCATACTGCTATGGTTCCTCTGGGCCTGCTCGCCGGTCTTGAGACGGTTGAAGACGTCATGAACGACGGTACCTTCTCCCGTTTCGTGAAGCAGTTGATTGAAGAGGAGCTGATCCCGATGCTGGATCTGCCTGCTGAGCAGCTATTGTCCTACGCCGATGCCGTACAGGAGCGCTTCCGCAATCCGTTCATCCGCCATGAGCTGACCTCCATCTCGCTTAACAGCATTTCCAAATTCAAGGCCCGCCTGCTCCCGGTCCTGCTTCGCTACCAGCAGGAACGCGGCAAGCTTCCGGAGCGGATGACTCTCGCCTTCGCCGCCCTGCTGCTCAGCTACCGCGGAGACCGTATTCCCCGGCAGGACGGCGCAGAGGTACTCGCGGTGTTCGATCAGGCCTGGAGCCAGCCGGCCAGCTTCGTGAACACTATTCTTGCCGACACCAGCCTGTGGGGACAGGACCTGACCCGGCTGCCGGGGCTGGCTGATGCGGTTGCCGCCCATTTGCAGCAGCTGGAGCATGAAGATTCCCGCGCAGCATTACAGGAACTCGTCGGCTGA
- a CDS encoding altronate dehydratase family protein codes for MKNLMKMNPRDTVAVALRPIAAGEELTIDGLTVQAAQEIPQGHKIALTGFSSGDTITKYGSPIGHATAQIAAGDWIHTHNIKTNLSGEEEYEYVPDVHPVIYPRRDLTFQGYRRSNGKVGIRNDLFIIPTVGCVNGVAEQMLQEFKAEHPDLGGFDNLTVLKHPYGCSQLGDDHRMTRSILLDAVNHPNAGGVLVFGLGCENNIVSEFRSMLGDYDESRVKFLVAQEVGNELEAGLVLLEELYEAAANDVREPVPLSELNIGLKCGGSDGFSGITANPLLGAFSDFIISQGGTSVLTEVPEMFGAEKVLMARAESKEVYDDIVSLINNFKQYFLSYGEPVYENPSPGNKAGGISTLEDKSLGCTQKAGSSPVVDVLQYGVKLRKKGLSLLQAPGNDLVAASALAASDCQLVLFTTGRGTPFGSFVPTVKIATNNDLFAKKGHWMDFNAGPLLETPMADVLEEFITYIIDVASGRKTRNEQNEVRELAIFKTGVTL; via the coding sequence ATGAAGAACTTAATGAAAATGAACCCGAGAGATACGGTAGCTGTAGCCTTGAGGCCGATTGCTGCCGGAGAAGAACTGACGATAGACGGACTGACGGTTCAAGCCGCCCAGGAGATTCCGCAGGGTCATAAGATTGCCCTGACCGGCTTCAGCAGCGGAGATACGATTACCAAATACGGTTCCCCGATCGGTCATGCCACGGCACAAATTGCCGCAGGCGACTGGATTCATACGCATAACATCAAAACCAATCTGTCCGGCGAGGAAGAATACGAGTATGTGCCGGATGTCCATCCGGTAATCTATCCGCGCCGTGATTTGACCTTCCAGGGATACCGGCGGAGTAACGGTAAGGTGGGCATCCGTAATGATCTGTTCATTATTCCGACTGTGGGCTGTGTGAACGGCGTGGCTGAACAGATGCTTCAGGAATTCAAGGCTGAGCATCCCGATCTTGGCGGATTCGACAATCTGACCGTGCTGAAGCATCCTTATGGCTGCTCCCAGCTGGGCGATGACCACCGCATGACCCGCAGCATTCTGCTCGATGCCGTTAATCATCCCAATGCAGGCGGCGTACTCGTCTTCGGCCTGGGCTGCGAGAACAATATCGTCTCCGAGTTCCGCAGCATGCTGGGCGATTATGACGAATCCCGGGTTAAATTCCTGGTAGCCCAGGAGGTAGGCAATGAGCTGGAAGCAGGTCTTGTACTGCTGGAGGAGCTGTATGAAGCCGCTGCGAACGACGTTCGTGAGCCGGTTCCGCTCAGCGAGCTGAACATCGGGCTGAAATGCGGCGGATCTGACGGGTTCTCCGGCATCACAGCCAACCCGCTGCTGGGCGCATTCTCCGACTTCATTATCTCCCAGGGCGGAACCTCAGTGCTGACGGAAGTGCCGGAAATGTTCGGCGCAGAGAAGGTGCTGATGGCCCGCGCAGAGAGCAAGGAGGTCTATGATGATATCGTCTCGCTGATCAATAACTTCAAGCAATATTTCCTCTCTTACGGCGAGCCTGTCTATGAGAATCCGTCTCCGGGCAACAAGGCCGGCGGCATCAGCACGCTGGAGGACAAATCACTCGGCTGCACCCAGAAGGCAGGATCGTCACCAGTCGTGGATGTATTGCAGTATGGCGTGAAGCTGCGCAAAAAAGGGCTGAGCCTTTTGCAGGCTCCCGGCAACGATCTGGTCGCCGCCTCCGCGCTTGCCGCTTCAGATTGCCAGCTTGTGCTGTTCACAACGGGCCGCGGCACGCCGTTCGGCAGCTTTGTGCCAACGGTTAAGATAGCAACGAACAACGACCTTTTTGCCAAAAAAGGCCACTGGATGGACTTCAACGCCGGTCCCCTGCTGGAAACGCCGATGGCCGATGTGCTGGAAGAATTCATCACCTATATTATCGATGTCGCCAGCGGCCGGAAAACACGGAATGAGCAGAATGAAGTGCGTGAGCTGGCTATTTTCAAAACTGGCGTTACCTTGTAG
- the uxaC gene encoding glucuronate isomerase: MFLNEDFMLSGETARLLFHNHAKTMPIIDYHCHLDPREIYEDQPFENLTAAWLYGDHYKWRLMRANGVPESHITGDASDYDKFLAWARTLPKAVGNPLYSWTHLELRRFFGVEEMLNEATAPAIWEKVNRKLAEPGFTRRGLIRSSGVKVICTTDDPADSLEYHKLLSESETAFQVFPTFRPDKALNIDAEGFAAWTLKLESASGLPVKSYAGLLEALRNRVAFFHEQGCRLSDHALDVLRYEAGEPGAVEAIFAKRMQGATLSPEEITRYRTELLTALIGFYHDKDWTMQLHLHAYRNNNTPMFQRLGPDTGYDGINDLPLTTALSQLLDRAESGSGLPKTILYSLNPGDYPALLALLGCYQKDTPGKLQLGSGWWYNDTRSGMRQQLTLLAEGSLLGNFVGMLTDSRSFLSYTRHEYFRRVLCGLLGELAERGEAPDDLSVLGAMVEDISYNNAAGYFGFQTADSGAGVTV, encoded by the coding sequence ATGTTCCTAAACGAGGACTTCATGTTGTCCGGCGAAACAGCACGGCTACTCTTTCATAATCACGCCAAAACCATGCCCATAATCGATTACCACTGCCATCTGGACCCGCGCGAAATCTATGAGGACCAGCCATTTGAGAATCTGACCGCAGCCTGGCTGTACGGCGATCATTACAAATGGCGGCTGATGCGCGCGAACGGCGTGCCTGAATCGCATATTACCGGTGACGCCTCTGATTATGACAAGTTTCTGGCCTGGGCCCGTACACTGCCTAAGGCAGTTGGCAACCCGCTGTACAGTTGGACGCATCTGGAGCTCCGCCGTTTCTTCGGGGTAGAGGAGATGCTAAATGAAGCCACAGCGCCGGCCATCTGGGAGAAGGTCAACCGTAAGCTGGCTGAACCGGGCTTCACCCGGCGCGGACTGATCCGCAGCAGCGGTGTCAAAGTGATCTGCACCACCGATGATCCGGCAGATTCCCTGGAGTACCACAAGCTGCTGAGTGAGAGTGAGACTGCCTTCCAGGTGTTCCCGACCTTCCGTCCTGACAAGGCGCTGAACATCGATGCCGAAGGCTTCGCCGCCTGGACCCTTAAGCTGGAGTCGGCCTCCGGCCTGCCGGTCAAGAGCTATGCCGGGCTGCTGGAAGCCCTGCGTAACCGGGTCGCCTTCTTCCATGAGCAGGGCTGCCGCCTGTCGGACCATGCGCTGGATGTCCTGCGTTATGAAGCGGGTGAACCTGGAGCGGTTGAAGCTATTTTTGCCAAAAGAATGCAGGGCGCTACTCTGTCGCCGGAGGAAATCACCCGCTACCGCACAGAGCTGCTGACCGCGCTGATCGGCTTCTATCATGACAAAGACTGGACCATGCAGCTTCACCTGCATGCCTACCGCAACAACAATACGCCGATGTTCCAGCGGCTTGGACCGGATACCGGCTATGACGGCATCAACGATCTGCCGCTGACCACAGCGCTGTCGCAGCTGCTTGACCGGGCCGAGAGCGGCAGCGGCTTGCCGAAGACGATCCTCTACTCGCTGAATCCCGGCGACTACCCTGCCCTGCTGGCTCTGCTGGGCTGTTACCAAAAGGACACCCCCGGCAAGCTCCAGCTTGGCTCCGGCTGGTGGTACAACGATACCCGCAGCGGCATGCGCCAGCAGCTGACGCTGCTGGCCGAAGGCAGTCTGCTCGGCAACTTTGTCGGCATGCTGACCGATTCGCGCAGCTTCCTCTCCTATACCCGGCATGAATATTTCCGCCGCGTACTGTGCGGGCTGCTCGGTGAACTTGCCGAACGCGGGGAAGCGCCGGATGACCTCAGCGTCCTGGGGGCTATGGTCGAAGATATTTCTTACAATAACGCAGCCGGATATTTCGGGTTCCAGACGGCCGACAGCGGAGCCGGGGTCACCGTCTAA
- a CDS encoding rhamnogalacturonan acetylesterase yields the protein MPTIYIAGDSTAAQKGGGERPMAGWGEYLQQYVSRKVRIENRAINGRSTRSFLAEGRLADMERDFLPGDFLLIQFGHNDQKLEDPLRYTEPHTDYRENLKVFIDSARSRDCFPVLLTSVSRRRFTPDGEPDPLAVGLYPQVMREVGVETGTPLLDVFAASQQLYRRLGTEASAGLFMHLPPGARPNYPDGITDDTHFSRSGAQQIAALVAKALAQCAELKLLHPYLRV from the coding sequence ATGCCGACAATCTATATCGCCGGAGACTCTACCGCTGCCCAGAAGGGCGGCGGGGAAAGGCCGATGGCCGGATGGGGCGAATACCTGCAGCAGTATGTCAGCCGGAAGGTGCGGATTGAGAACCGGGCCATCAACGGACGGAGCACACGCTCCTTCCTGGCTGAGGGCAGACTGGCAGACATGGAGCGGGATTTTCTCCCCGGTGACTTCCTCCTGATCCAGTTCGGCCATAATGACCAGAAGCTGGAGGACCCTCTCCGTTATACAGAACCGCATACCGATTACCGCGAGAATCTGAAGGTATTCATCGATTCCGCCCGCAGCCGGGACTGCTTCCCTGTGCTGCTGACATCGGTGAGCCGCCGCCGGTTCACCCCGGACGGTGAACCTGATCCGCTGGCCGTCGGACTTTATCCGCAGGTCATGCGGGAGGTTGGCGTGGAGACCGGAACGCCTCTGCTCGATGTTTTTGCCGCCTCCCAGCAGCTCTACCGCAGGCTGGGAACCGAAGCATCAGCCGGGCTGTTCATGCATCTGCCGCCGGGTGCCCGCCCTAACTACCCGGACGGCATTACGGATGACACACATTTCTCCAGATCCGGGGCGCAGCAGATTGCAGCGCTGGTAGCCAAGGCGCTCGCCCAGTGTGCGGAGCTGAAGCTGCTGCACCCGTATTTGAGGGTGTAG
- a CDS encoding sugar phosphate isomerase/epimerase encodes MTVPFHLGVRAHDFKRCSLPQLIDKLKEHDFPAIQLALHKSFPESVTELSSLSPGTAAYYGDAFRQAGIKIAVLGCYVNIIDADPAKRMQALSDFNTHLRLARDFGASLVGTETGSVGQGYTTDNFTEDAFEQVVESVSAMVAEAERFGVTVGIEAGVNHPLYTVPLARRLLDTVPSNNLQIILDAANLMTPDNYLQQEQIVTEALELLGDRIAVLHLKDFTVKNGAIDIVPAGQGMLNFAPLLRYMKYKRPHIQGLLESTPEEHLQTSAQLLRNMYNEV; translated from the coding sequence ATGACCGTTCCATTTCACTTGGGCGTCCGCGCCCATGACTTCAAGCGGTGTTCGCTGCCGCAATTAATAGATAAGCTGAAAGAGCATGACTTCCCGGCGATTCAGTTGGCGCTGCATAAGTCTTTTCCGGAGAGTGTGACCGAGCTTAGCTCATTGAGTCCGGGGACTGCTGCGTACTATGGCGATGCCTTCAGACAAGCGGGTATTAAGATTGCAGTCCTCGGCTGTTATGTGAACATTATAGATGCTGACCCTGCCAAGCGCATGCAGGCGCTGAGCGACTTCAACACTCATCTGCGGCTGGCCCGTGACTTCGGTGCGAGTCTGGTCGGCACGGAGACCGGCAGCGTAGGTCAGGGGTATACAACGGATAATTTCACGGAGGATGCTTTTGAACAAGTGGTTGAGTCCGTTAGTGCCATGGTTGCTGAGGCCGAACGCTTTGGAGTAACTGTAGGCATCGAGGCAGGCGTCAACCACCCGCTCTACACGGTCCCGTTAGCCCGGCGTCTGCTGGATACTGTGCCGTCTAATAACCTGCAAATTATACTGGATGCCGCGAATCTGATGACCCCGGACAATTACCTTCAGCAGGAGCAGATTGTGACAGAAGCGCTGGAGCTGCTGGGTGACCGTATCGCGGTTCTGCATCTGAAGGATTTCACGGTTAAGAACGGCGCCATCGACATCGTTCCTGCCGGACAAGGGATGCTGAACTTCGCCCCGCTGCTCCGCTACATGAAATATAAGCGCCCTCATATCCAGGGCCTGCTGGAGAGCACTCCTGAGGAACATCTCCAGACTAGTGCTCAGTTGCTGCGAAACATGTATAACGAGGTTTAA
- the fucU gene encoding L-fucose mutarotase, producing the protein MLKKIPKLLSPELVRTLMEMGHGDELVLADANYPGHALHSRVLRADGIGIPRLLDAILELLPLDHYAPAQAAFMAVVEGDPTVPVIWDTYKEILTRHDPAVQVEYEERFDFYDRSKHSYAILITGEEALYGNIILKKGVISPEAGE; encoded by the coding sequence ATGCTCAAAAAAATACCCAAACTGCTCTCCCCCGAGCTTGTCCGCACCCTGATGGAGATGGGCCACGGGGATGAGCTGGTGCTGGCAGATGCCAATTATCCGGGACATGCGCTGCATTCCCGGGTGCTGCGGGCTGACGGGATCGGCATCCCCCGGCTGCTTGACGCGATCCTGGAGCTGCTCCCGCTGGATCATTATGCTCCGGCTCAGGCGGCCTTCATGGCCGTAGTGGAGGGGGACCCCACCGTTCCGGTGATATGGGACACGTACAAGGAGATTCTCACCCGGCATGATCCTGCGGTGCAGGTGGAGTATGAAGAGCGTTTTGACTTCTATGACCGCTCCAAGCACAGCTACGCCATTCTAATTACTGGGGAAGAAGCGCTCTACGGGAATATTATTCTCAAAAAAGGTGTGATTTCCCCCGAGGCCGGGGAATAG
- a CDS encoding class II aldolase/adducin family protein yields the protein MNNHEEELRRLICDIGRNLFNKDFIAANDGNISARLSATEVITSPTGVSKGYLQPHMLVKVNLQGEILDAAEGYRPSTEVKMHLKIYNELPEMGGVVHAHPPYATAFAIKGEALDKMMMPESVIAMGDIPLAVYGTPSTEEIPDSLTPFLGKKTAVLLESHGALTWGKDVMAAYMNMERLEYTAKLTFLTRMIDGERELPPHRIEELVALRSFYGM from the coding sequence ATGAATAATCACGAAGAAGAACTACGGCGCCTAATCTGTGATATCGGCCGGAATCTGTTCAACAAAGACTTCATCGCGGCCAACGACGGTAATATCTCAGCCCGCCTGTCAGCCACCGAGGTCATTACTTCGCCTACAGGAGTCAGCAAAGGCTATCTGCAGCCGCATATGCTGGTCAAAGTCAATCTGCAGGGAGAGATCCTGGATGCAGCGGAGGGCTATCGGCCGTCCACGGAGGTGAAGATGCACCTGAAGATCTACAACGAGCTGCCGGAGATGGGCGGGGTGGTTCATGCGCATCCGCCGTATGCTACCGCTTTTGCCATCAAGGGGGAAGCTCTGGACAAAATGATGATGCCGGAATCCGTCATTGCCATGGGCGACATTCCACTGGCGGTATACGGGACGCCTTCGACCGAAGAGATCCCGGATTCGCTGACTCCCTTCCTGGGCAAGAAGACGGCTGTGCTGCTGGAGAGCCACGGAGCCCTGACCTGGGGCAAGGATGTAATGGCTGCTTATATGAACATGGAGCGGCTTGAATATACGGCGAAGCTGACCTTCCTGACCCGCATGATTGATGGAGAGCGTGAGCTGCCGCCGCACCGGATTGAGGAACTTGTGGCGCTGAGATCATTCTACGGAATGTAA
- a CDS encoding rhamnulokinase family protein, with translation MTEAGTRAMEITGNQGIRLLAIDLGASSGRVMLGSYGDGKVMVEEIHRFPNGPVEVNGHLHWDVQRLLEEIKQGIAAAAAKYGPLHSLSVDTWGVDYGLLDEQGGLLDAPHHYRDQRMADIASVLEAALPPAEQFKLTGNQSSPINTVYQLFADLMAKPELRTTARQLLMMPDLFNYMLSGVAVAEQTIWSTSGLLNPQSTASSAEVLRRLELPATLLPRLVPAGTVLGELRPALQEELGSGPLKIIAGASHDTASAVASIPYGGFGSSYAESSNADSGCADPGFGDPDRIGGFSNPLPSAAFISCGTWSLVGLETAEPVLSDAARASGFTNESCFRGTNRLLKNITGLWLLQETQRSWAEAGEPLSHQEAAELAGQLDRQGACIAMLDPNDPLFSTPGDMPLRIESYCIRTGQPVPQTRAEIIHSILESLARSYADTIRELEALTGRPVHCIHMVGGGIQNKLLCQLTADATGKDVIAGPVEASAIGNILVQLTALGAVDPAEVRSVAARSCSTVRYQPSLTHQN, from the coding sequence ATGACAGAGGCAGGTACGAGAGCTATGGAGATAACCGGTAACCAAGGAATCCGGCTGCTGGCCATCGATCTGGGAGCCAGCTCCGGCAGAGTGATGCTGGGAAGCTACGGGGACGGGAAGGTAATGGTGGAAGAGATTCACCGCTTCCCTAACGGGCCGGTAGAGGTGAATGGACATTTACACTGGGATGTGCAGCGGCTGCTTGAGGAGATCAAGCAAGGGATTGCAGCGGCTGCGGCAAAGTATGGCCCGCTGCACTCTCTAAGCGTCGATACCTGGGGAGTCGACTACGGCTTGCTGGATGAGCAGGGCGGGCTGCTGGATGCTCCGCATCATTACAGGGATCAGCGGATGGCGGACATCGCTTCAGTACTGGAGGCTGCCTTGCCTCCAGCAGAGCAATTCAAGCTGACGGGCAACCAGTCCAGCCCGATTAATACGGTCTATCAATTATTTGCCGACCTTATGGCGAAGCCGGAGCTGCGGACAACCGCCAGACAGCTGCTGATGATGCCGGATCTGTTCAATTATATGCTCAGCGGCGTGGCGGTGGCCGAGCAGACCATCTGGAGCACCAGCGGCCTGCTGAATCCGCAGTCCACAGCGTCTTCAGCCGAAGTGCTGCGCAGGCTGGAGCTGCCGGCTACGCTGCTGCCCCGGCTGGTTCCGGCAGGCACGGTGCTGGGTGAACTCCGGCCCGCACTTCAGGAAGAGCTGGGCAGCGGTCCTCTTAAGATCATCGCCGGTGCCTCGCATGATACGGCTTCAGCCGTGGCCTCCATTCCGTATGGCGGCTTCGGCTCTAGCTACGCTGAGTCCAGCAATGCCGATTCTGGTTGCGCTGATCCTGGCTTTGGCGATCCAGACCGGATCGGCGGATTCAGCAATCCGCTGCCATCCGCTGCATTCATCAGCTGCGGAACCTGGTCGCTGGTCGGCCTGGAGACGGCCGAGCCTGTATTAAGCGATGCCGCCCGGGCCAGCGGCTTCACTAACGAGAGCTGCTTTCGCGGCACCAACCGGCTGCTGAAAAATATCACCGGCCTCTGGCTGCTCCAGGAGACCCAGCGGAGCTGGGCTGAAGCGGGGGAACCGCTCAGCCATCAGGAAGCTGCCGAGCTTGCCGGGCAGCTGGACCGGCAGGGGGCGTGCATAGCCATGCTGGACCCGAACGATCCGCTCTTCAGCACGCCGGGCGATATGCCGCTGCGGATTGAATCCTACTGCATCCGCACCGGACAGCCGGTGCCGCAGACCCGGGCGGAGATCATCCACTCGATTCTGGAGAGCCTGGCCCGCTCTTATGCGGATACGATCCGTGAGCTGGAGGCGCTCACCGGCCGTCCGGTGCACTGCATTCACATGGTCGGCGGCGGCATTCAGAACAAGCTGCTGTGCCAGCTGACGGCGGATGCCACCGGCAAAGACGTTATTGCCGGACCGGTAGAAGCGAGCGCGATCGGCAACATTTTGGTGCAATTGACGGCGCTTGGAGCCGTCGATCCCGCAGAGGTCCGCAGCGTGGCAGCCCGGTCCTGCTCAACCGTGCGGTACCAGCCTTCTTTAACACATCAGAACTGA